From the Calonectris borealis chromosome 12, bCalBor7.hap1.2, whole genome shotgun sequence genome, one window contains:
- the LOC142087412 gene encoding sulfotransferase 2B1-like, whose protein sequence is MERMEVTETFAGISLPGHLHTQESLGFATTFPFRPTDVVIATYPKSGTTWMQEILTLLFSRGDVLPAKTIPNWERAPWLEQIYFRDALRDTAAPRLITTHLPARVLAPALQQSKAKVIYMARNPKDVAVSFYHFHRLAKFLPDPGSFDTFLTRFLEGTVHYGSWFDHVKGWLGQRQLLDILYVTYEEVHQDLRSTAQRLSTFLGCPLGPETLGALEQHCSFMAMRDNAMANYSLIPSEIMDHSQGCFMRKGVVGDWRNHFSPLQNAFFNRLYQEEMGDSELPAPWPMA, encoded by the exons ATGGAGCGGATGGAGGTGACCGAGACCTTCGCCGGCATCTCCCTGCCCGGCCACCTCCACACCCAGGAGTCCCTCGGCTTCGCCACCACCTTCCCCTTCCGCCCCACCGACGTGGTCATCGCCACCTACCCCAAATCGG GCACCACCTGGATGCAGGAGATCCTGACGCTGCTGTTCAGCCGCGGGGACGTCCTGCCGGCCAAGACCATCCCCAACTGGGAGCGGGCGCCCTGGCTGGAGCAGATCTACTTCAGGGATGCGCTGCGGGATACGGCCGCCCCCCGGCTCATCACCACCCACCTGCCCGCCCGCGTCCTGGCCCCCGCCCTGCAGCAGAGCAAGGCCAAG GTGATCTACATGGCCAGGAACCCCAAGGACGTCGCTGTCTCCTTCTACCACTTCCACCGCCTGGCCAAGTTCCTGCCTGACCCCGGCTCCTTCGACACCTTCCTCACACGGTTCCTCGAGGGCACAG TGCACTATGGCTCCTGGTTCGACCACGTCAAGGGCTGGCTGGGCCAGCGGCAGCTCCTGGACATCTTGTACGTCACCTACGAGGAGGTGCACCAG GACCTGCGCAGCACGGCGCAGCGGCTCAGCACCTTCCTGGGCTGCCCGCTGGGACCGGAGACGCTGGGAGCCCTGGAGCAGCACTGCAGCTTCATGGCCATGCGGGACAACGCCATGGCCAACTACTCCCTCATCCCCTCCGAGATCATGGACCACAGCCAGGGATGCTTCATGAGGAAAG GCGTGGTGGGGGATTGGCGCAACCACTTCTCCCCCCTGCAAAACGCCTTCTTCAACCGCCTCTACCAGGAGGAGATGGGCGACTCGGAGCTGCCCGCGCCCTGGCCCATGGCctga